A single region of the Hirundo rustica isolate bHirRus1 chromosome 17, bHirRus1.pri.v3, whole genome shotgun sequence genome encodes:
- the DENR gene encoding density-regulated protein isoform X1 produces the protein MRVACDMATDVAEPVVPDCRGDGRSGARSDADYPLRVLYCGVCSLPTEYCEYMPDVTKCRQWLEKNFPDEFAKLTVENSPKQEAGVGEGQGNVGGGEEEEKKKQKRGGRGQIKQKKKTVPQKVTIAKIPRAKKKYVTRVCGLATFEIDLKEAQRFFAQKFSCGASVTGEDEIIIQGDFTDDIIDVIQEKWPEVDDDSIEDLGEVKK, from the exons ATGCGAGTG GCTTGTGACATGGCCACAGATGTGGCTGAGCCGGTGGTCCCTGACTGCAGAGGGGACGGCAGGAGCGGTGCCAGGTCAGACGCCGATTACCCCCTGCGGGTCCTCTACTGCGGAG tctgtTCGTTGCCAACAGAG TACTGTGAATACATGCCTGATGTGACTAAATGCAGACAATGGTTAGAAAAGAATTTTCCAGATGAGTTTGCAAAACTTACAGTAG AAAATTCACCTAAACAGGAAGCTGGGGTTGGAGAAGGCCAAGGAAatgtgggaggaggagaagaagaggagaagaagaagcaAAAGAGAG GTGGAAGAGGTCAgataaaacagaagaagaagacTGTGCCACAGAAAGTTACGATAGCTAAAATTcccagagcaaagaaaaaatatgtcaCGAGAGTGTGTGGCCTCGCCACCTTTG AAATCGATCTCAAGGAAGCACAAAGGTTTTTTGCTCAGAAATTTTCCTGCGGTGCCTCAGTAACAGGAGAAGATGAAATCATCATTCAGGGGGATTTTACAGATGACATTATTGATGTAATCCAGGAGAAGTGGCCTGAG GTGGATGATGACAGCATTGAAGATCTTGGAGAAGTCAAGAAGTGA
- the ANAPC7 gene encoding anaphase-promoting complex subunit 7: MSVVEHVREMAAAGLHSNVRLLSGLLLTMSGNNPELFSPSQKYQLLVYHADSLFHDKEYRNAVSKYTMALQQKKALSKTSKVRPSTGNAASTPQSQCLPSEIEVKYKMAECYTMLKQDKDAIAILDGIPSRQRTPKINMMLANLYKKAGQERSSVTSYKEVLRQCPLALDAILGLLSLSVKGAEVASMTINIIQSIPNLDWLSVWIKAYAFVHTGDNTRAINTICSLEKKSLLRDNVDLLGSLADLYFRAGDNKNSILKFEQAQMLDPYLIKGMDVYGYLLAREGRLEDVENLGCRLFNISDQHAEPWVVSGCHSFYSKRYSRALYLGAKAIQLNSNSVQALLLKGAALRNMGRVQEAIIHFREAIRLAPCRLDCYEGLIECYLASNSIREAMVMANNVYKTLGANAQTLTLLATVCLEDPVTQEKAKTLLDKALTQRPDYIKAVVKKAELLSREQKYEDGIALLRNALANQSDCVLHRILGDFLVAVNEYQEAMDQYSIALSLDPNDQKSLEGLQKMEKEESPTDATQEEDVDDMEGSGEEGDLEGSDSEAAQWADQEQWFGMQ; encoded by the exons ATGAGTGTGGTGGAGCACGTGCGCGAGATGGCGGCCGCCGGGCTGCACTCGAACGTGCGGCTGCTCAGCGGGCTGCTCCTCACCATGAGCGGCAACAACCC GGAACTGTTCTCTCCCTCTCAGAAGTACCAGCTCCTTGTCTATCACGCAGACTCCCTCTTCCATGACAAGGAGTACAGGAATGCTGTCAGCAAGTACACGATGGccttacagcagaaaaaagccCTAAGTAAAACCTCCAAAGTCAGACCTTCTACTGGGAATGCTGCATCAACACCCCAAAGCCAG tgtttaCCGTCAGAAATTGAAGTGAAATACAAAATGGCAGAATGTTACACAATGCTGAAGCAAGATAAAGATGCCATTGCTATTCTTGATGGGATTCCTTCCAGGCAGAGAACTCCAAAG ATCAATATGATGCTGGCAAACCTCTACAAGAAGGCGGGCCAGGAGCGCTCCTCGGTGACGAGCTACAAAGAGGTGCTGAGGCAGTGCCCCCTGGCCCTGGATGCCATCCTAG GCTTGCTGTCACTGTCGGTGAAAGGAGCAGAAGTGGCCTCCATGACCATCAACATAATCCAGAGCATTCCCAACTTGGATTGGCTCTCCGTGTGGATCAAGGCTTACGCCTTTGTGCATACTGGAGACAACACCAGAGCAATAAACACCATTTG cTCTTTAGAGAAGAAGTCATTGCTGAGGGATAATGTGGACTTGCTGGGGAGCTTAGCAGACCTGTACTTCAGAGCTGGAGATAATAAAAACTCCATCCTAAAATTTGAACAAGCACAAATGCTGGATCCTTACCTAATAAAAG GAATGGATGTTTATGGTTATTTATTGGCGCGCGAGGGTCGGCTGGAGGATGTGGAGAACTTGGGCTGCCGGCTCTTCAATATTTCCGACCAACACGCAGAGCCCTGGGTGGTATCTGG GTGTCACAGTTTCTACAGCAAGCGATACTCCCGTGCCTTATACTTGGGAGCCAAAGCAATCCAGCTGAACAGCAACAGCGTGCAGGCCCTGCTGCTGAAGGGAGCTGCGCTGCGCAACATGGGCCGCGTGCAGGAGGCCATCATCCACTTCCGTGAGGCCATCCGCCTGGCGCCCTGCCGCCTCGACTGCTACGAGG GTCTCATCGAGTGTTACCTGGCGTCCAACAGCATCCGTGAAGCCATGGTGATGGCAAACAACGTGTACAAAACCCTGGGGGCAAACGCACAgaccctcaccctgctggccacagtCTGCCTGGAGGACCCAGTCACgcaggaaaaggcaaaaacattGCTGGACAAAGCTCTCACACAAAGACCTGACTACATTAAAGCTGTGGTAAAGAAAGCAGAACTTCTCA GTAGAGAGCAGAAGTATGAGGATGGGATTGCCTTGCTGAGGAATGCGCTGGCCAACCAGAGTGACTGTGTCCTGCACCGCATCCTGGGGGATTTCCTGGTGGCTGTCAACGAGTACCAGGAGGCCATGGACCAGTACAGCATAGCCCTGAG tTTGGATCCGAACGATCAGAAGTCCCTGGAAGGAttgcagaaaatggaaaaagaggaaagtcCAACAGATGCCACCCAGGAAGAAGATGTGGATGACATGGAGGGAAGTGGAGAAGAGGGGGACTTGGAAGGCAGTGACAGTGAAGCAGCTCAGTGGGCAGATCAAGAGCAGTGGTTTGGGATGCAATAA
- the DENR gene encoding density-regulated protein isoform X2, with the protein MATDVAEPVVPDCRGDGRSGARSDADYPLRVLYCGVCSLPTEYCEYMPDVTKCRQWLEKNFPDEFAKLTVENSPKQEAGVGEGQGNVGGGEEEEKKKQKRGGRGQIKQKKKTVPQKVTIAKIPRAKKKYVTRVCGLATFEIDLKEAQRFFAQKFSCGASVTGEDEIIIQGDFTDDIIDVIQEKWPEVDDDSIEDLGEVKK; encoded by the exons ATGGCCACAGATGTGGCTGAGCCGGTGGTCCCTGACTGCAGAGGGGACGGCAGGAGCGGTGCCAGGTCAGACGCCGATTACCCCCTGCGGGTCCTCTACTGCGGAG tctgtTCGTTGCCAACAGAG TACTGTGAATACATGCCTGATGTGACTAAATGCAGACAATGGTTAGAAAAGAATTTTCCAGATGAGTTTGCAAAACTTACAGTAG AAAATTCACCTAAACAGGAAGCTGGGGTTGGAGAAGGCCAAGGAAatgtgggaggaggagaagaagaggagaagaagaagcaAAAGAGAG GTGGAAGAGGTCAgataaaacagaagaagaagacTGTGCCACAGAAAGTTACGATAGCTAAAATTcccagagcaaagaaaaaatatgtcaCGAGAGTGTGTGGCCTCGCCACCTTTG AAATCGATCTCAAGGAAGCACAAAGGTTTTTTGCTCAGAAATTTTCCTGCGGTGCCTCAGTAACAGGAGAAGATGAAATCATCATTCAGGGGGATTTTACAGATGACATTATTGATGTAATCCAGGAGAAGTGGCCTGAG GTGGATGATGACAGCATTGAAGATCTTGGAGAAGTCAAGAAGTGA
- the GPN3 gene encoding GPN-loop GTPase 3, with protein sequence MPRYAQLVMGPAGSGKSTYCSTMVQHCEALGRAVQVVNLDPAAELFSYPVMADIRELIEVDDVMEDESLRFGPNGGLVFCMEYFANNFSWLEESLGHVEDDYILFDCPGQIELYTHLPVMKQLVEQLQQWEFRVCGVFLVDSQFMVESFKFISGILAALSAMISLEIPQINVMTKMDLLSKKAKKEIEKYLDPDMYSMIEDSTNILKSKRFKKLTKSICGLIDDYGMVRFLPLDRSDEESINIVLQHIDFTIQYGEDLEFKEPKECEEDKSALVDEYFQDRVDE encoded by the exons ATGCCCCGGTACGCGCAGCTGGTGATGGGCCCGGCGGGCAGCGGGAAG AGCACGTACTGCTCCACCATGGTGCAGCACTGCGAGGCGCTGGGCCGCGCCGTGCAGGTGGTGAACCTGGACCCGGCGGCCGAGCTCTTCAGCTACCCCGTCATGGCAG ACATCCGTGAGCTGATAGAAGTGGACGATGTCATGGAAGATGAGTCCTTGAGGTTTGGCCCCAATGGTGGCTTGGTGTTTTGCATGGAGTACTTTGCCAATAACTTCAGCTGGCTGGAGGAGAGCCTCGGGCACGTGGAGGATGACTACATTTTGTTCGATTGCCCAG GTCAGATCGAACTCTACACACATCTGCCAGTGATGAAACAGTtggtggagcagctgcagcagtgggaaTTCCGTGTCTGTGGAGTTTTCCTTGTGGATTCTCAGTTTATGGTGGAATCTTTCAAG TTTATTTCTGGAATCCTGGCAGCTCTCAGTGCAATGATATCTTTGGAGATTCCACAGATTAACGTCATGACCAAAATGGACTTGCTGAGCAAGAAAGCCaagaaggaaatagaaaa GTACTTGGATCCAGATATGTATTCCATGATTGAAGATTCTACAAATATATTGAAAAGTAAAAGGTTTAAAAAACTGACCAAATCTATATGTGGATTG ATTGATGACTATGGTATGGTTCGATTCCTGCCTTTGGATCGCTCTGATGAGGAAAGCATAAACATCGTTCTGCAGCACATAGACTTCACCATTCAGTATGGGGAGGATCTGGAATTTAAAGAACCAAAG gaaTGTGAAGAAGATAAATCTGCTCTTGTGGATGAATACTTTCAAGATCGCGTGGATGAGTAA
- the ARPC3 gene encoding actin-related protein 2/3 complex subunit 3, translated as MPAYHSTLMDSDTKLIGNMALLPIRSQFKGPAPRETKDTDIIDEAIYYFKANVFFKNYEIKNEADRTLIYVTLYISECLKKLQKCNSKGQGEKEMYTLGITNFPIPGEPGFPLNAIYAKPANKQEEEVMRAYLQQLRQETGLRLCDKVFDPQSDKPSKWWICFVKRQFMNKSLSGPGQ; from the exons ATGCCG GCTTACCACTCCACTTTAATGGACTCAGACACCAAGCTAATTGGGAACATGGCACTGTTGCCCATTAGAAGCCAATTCAAGGGCCCTGCACCTCGAGAAA CTAAGGACACAGATATTATAGATGAAGCCATCTACTACTTCAAAGCtaatgttttcttcaaaaattatgaaattaag AATGAAGCTGACAGAACACTGATCTATGTGACCCTCTACATTTCTGAGTGCCTGAAAAAGCTGCAAAAG TGTAACTCCAAAGgccagggagagaaggagatgTACACACTAGGAATCACTAACTTCCCAATCCCAGGGGAGCCTGGCTTTCCACTGAACGCCATTTACGCCAAACCTGCCAACAAACAGGAGGAAG agGTGATGAGGGCctacctgcagcagctgaggcaaGAAACCGGCCTTCGCCTCTGTGACAAGGTGTTTGATCCTCAGAGTGACAAGCCAAGCAAG TGGTGGATTTGCTTTGTGAAGAGGCAGTTCATGAACAAGAGTCTCTCAGGCCCTGGGCAGTGA